The proteins below come from a single Rhizobium sp. BT04 genomic window:
- a CDS encoding S9 family peptidase codes for MSVFKSLPTPPAAPKKPVSDTRHGITRTDDYAWLRADNWQAMFKDPSILDPEIRQHLEAENTYMNAAMEDTKPLQKALFSEMRGRIKEDDSSVPMKDGAYAYGTFYVTGGEQPRYFRIPRDGDVADETIRTVLLDGDKEASGKAYFRLAGLDHTSDHSRGIWGYDDKGSEFFTLKVRDLSTGQDLDDVIENTGGGGVWAPDGKSFFYSALDENHRPSKVFHHVVGRPQSEDRLVYEEADAGFFMGVGGSLLDDVIYIDIHDHETSEYRLLSTKDLTAEPKLVAAREEGIEYSLTEGGDVFYILTNDGGAKDFKIMEAPVDNPVKENWREVVPHKPGTLIISHMAYARHLLWLERKDGLPQIMIRDRTTGEEHAIAFAEEAYSLGLSGAAEYDTDIIRFSYSSMTTPSQLYDYNMVTRERTLLKTQEVPSGHNPDDYVTRRVFAPTWDGETVPVTLLYRRDTPLDGTAPCLLYGYGAYGITIPASFNTNCLSLADRGFVYAIAHIRGGKDKGFAWYEDGKMEKKTNTFKDFVAAADYLNQQKFTSYAKIIAEGGSAGGMLMGAVANMAPEKFAGLIAAVPFVDVLNTMLDDTLPLTPPEWPEWGNPIDSRQEYEQIASYSPYDNVGAKAYPPILALGGLTDPRVTYWEPAKWVAKLRDQTTGNAPILLKTNMDAGHGGASGRFQRLEEIAFEYAFAIKVAGKM; via the coding sequence TTGTCCGTTTTCAAGAGCCTGCCGACACCGCCCGCCGCACCGAAGAAGCCCGTCTCCGATACGCGCCACGGCATTACCCGCACGGACGATTATGCCTGGCTGCGTGCCGACAACTGGCAGGCGATGTTCAAGGATCCGTCGATCCTCGACCCCGAGATCCGCCAGCATCTCGAAGCCGAAAATACCTATATGAACGCGGCGATGGAGGACACCAAGCCGCTGCAGAAGGCGCTGTTTTCCGAAATGCGCGGCCGCATCAAGGAAGACGACAGCTCGGTGCCGATGAAGGACGGCGCCTATGCCTACGGCACATTCTATGTCACCGGCGGCGAACAGCCGCGTTATTTCCGGATTCCCCGTGACGGCGACGTTGCCGACGAGACGATCCGCACGGTACTGCTCGACGGCGACAAGGAGGCATCGGGCAAGGCCTATTTCCGCCTCGCCGGCCTCGACCATACGAGCGACCACAGCCGCGGCATCTGGGGCTATGACGACAAGGGCTCGGAGTTCTTCACGCTGAAGGTCCGCGACCTATCGACCGGCCAGGATCTCGACGACGTGATCGAGAATACCGGCGGCGGCGGCGTCTGGGCGCCCGATGGCAAGAGCTTCTTCTATTCGGCGCTCGACGAGAACCACCGGCCGTCGAAGGTGTTCCACCATGTTGTCGGCCGGCCGCAGTCGGAAGACCGGCTGGTCTACGAGGAAGCCGATGCCGGCTTCTTCATGGGCGTCGGCGGCTCGCTGCTCGACGATGTCATCTATATCGATATTCACGACCACGAGACCAGTGAATACCGGCTGCTGTCGACCAAGGATCTCACCGCCGAGCCGAAGCTGGTGGCGGCGCGCGAGGAAGGCATCGAATATTCGTTAACCGAGGGCGGCGACGTCTTCTACATCCTCACCAATGACGGCGGCGCCAAGGATTTCAAGATCATGGAAGCGCCGGTCGACAATCCGGTCAAGGAGAACTGGCGCGAGGTCGTGCCGCATAAGCCCGGCACATTGATCATCAGCCACATGGCCTATGCCCGCCACCTTCTGTGGCTGGAGCGCAAGGACGGGCTGCCGCAGATCATGATCCGCGACCGGACGACCGGCGAGGAACATGCGATCGCCTTTGCCGAGGAAGCCTATTCGCTGGGGCTTTCGGGAGCTGCGGAATATGATACGGATATCATCCGCTTCTCCTATTCCTCGATGACGACGCCGTCGCAGCTCTACGACTACAACATGGTGACGCGCGAGCGCACGCTCTTAAAGACGCAGGAGGTGCCGTCGGGCCACAATCCCGACGACTACGTCACCCGCCGCGTCTTCGCCCCGACCTGGGACGGCGAGACAGTGCCGGTCACCCTGCTCTATCGCAGGGATACGCCGCTCGACGGCACCGCCCCCTGTCTGCTCTACGGCTACGGCGCCTACGGCATCACCATTCCGGCCAGCTTCAACACCAATTGCCTGTCGCTTGCCGACCGCGGCTTCGTCTATGCCATCGCCCATATCCGCGGCGGCAAAGACAAGGGATTTGCCTGGTACGAAGACGGCAAAATGGAAAAGAAGACGAATACCTTCAAGGACTTCGTCGCCGCTGCCGATTATCTGAATCAACAAAAGTTCACTTCTTACGCGAAGATCATCGCCGAAGGCGGCTCGGCCGGCGGCATGCTGATGGGCGCTGTTGCCAACATGGCGCCGGAAAAATTCGCCGGCCTCATCGCCGCCGTTCCCTTCGTCGACGTGCTCAACACCATGCTGGACGACACGCTGCCGCTGACGCCGCCGGAATGGCCGGAATGGGGCAACCCGATCGACAGCAGGCAAGAATACGAGCAGATCGCCTCCTATTCGCCCTATGACAATGTCGGCGCAAAAGCCTACCCGCCGATCCTCGCACTCGGCGGGTTGACGGACCCGCGCGTCACCTATTGGGAACCGGCCAAATGGGTAGCGAAACTGCGCGACCAGACGACGGGGAACGCGCCGATCCTGCTGAAGACCAATATGGATGCCGGCCATGGCGGAGCGTCCGGGCGCTTCCAGCGGCTGGAAGAGATCGCCTTCGAATATGCGTTTGCGATCAAGGTGGCGGGGAAGATGTAA
- a CDS encoding DUF1697 domain-containing protein, protein MPVYIALLRAVNVGGTSALPMAELKAICEGLGFTDVKTYIQSGNVVFRSDEKETAAEKKLDEALGRKMGKPPGVMVRSRKELGDIVANAPFPDAKPSFLLVYFLPEKAPSDALEKMVAPDGEEAKLATREIYVHYPNGSGRSKLKLPALKSGTSRNLNTVRKLAEMAADMEDGD, encoded by the coding sequence ATGCCCGTCTATATCGCCCTCCTCCGCGCCGTGAACGTCGGCGGCACCAGCGCCCTGCCGATGGCCGAACTCAAGGCCATTTGCGAAGGCCTCGGCTTTACCGACGTCAAGACCTACATCCAGAGCGGCAACGTGGTTTTCCGCTCGGATGAGAAAGAAACGGCAGCGGAGAAAAAACTCGACGAAGCGCTCGGCCGCAAGATGGGCAAGCCTCCAGGCGTGATGGTACGCAGCCGTAAAGAGCTTGGCGATATCGTCGCCAACGCCCCCTTTCCCGACGCCAAGCCGAGCTTCCTGCTCGTCTATTTCCTGCCCGAAAAGGCGCCCAGTGATGCGCTGGAGAAGATGGTGGCGCCCGATGGCGAGGAGGCGAAACTCGCGACCCGCGAAATCTATGTGCATTATCCCAATGGGTCCGGCCGCTCGAAGCTGAAGCTGCCGGCGCTGAAATCCGGCACCTCGCGCAATCTCAATACCGTGCGCAAGCTCGCGGAGATGGCGGCCGATATGGAAGACGGGGACTGA
- a CDS encoding MFS transporter yields the protein MSDQIYQAPMVRRAAPNFRVIAMIVASAMLMENIDATVLATALPTMARDFAVSAPAMSIALTSYLLSLAIFIPASGRMADSFGSRTVFRAAIAVFVAGSILCALAPTLSFLVLARLLQGMGGAMMMPVGRLVLMRSVDRKDMVSAMSWLLVPALIGPIIGPPLGGFFVTYLDWRWIFYINVPVGITGMIFVSIYIDEVKGKASGPFDTIGFILSGISLGSLLFGFEMSSHEGEGAFSIFLIALGLLFGIAYLRHARKHPSPIMDFSLMKVPSFGTSVIAGSLTRITQGAQPFLLPLLFQIGFGLSAAAAGQIVIATALGALAMKPMAKFVFRRLGFRRSLVLNGICGTVGYGLCAAFRPDWPMPLIFIVLVLSAFFLSFQFTAYNTIAYDEIDKERMSSATSFYTTFQQLMLSLGICIGALALHGSMALSGAETPALGDFSAAFIVVTLISITATFWNLRFSPTAGEEISGYRAKRTKATGG from the coding sequence ATGTCGGATCAGATTTACCAGGCGCCGATGGTTCGGCGCGCCGCGCCCAATTTCCGGGTGATCGCGATGATTGTCGCGAGTGCGATGCTGATGGAAAATATCGATGCGACCGTGCTGGCGACCGCGCTGCCCACCATGGCGCGCGATTTCGCCGTCAGCGCCCCGGCCATGTCGATCGCCCTGACCTCCTATCTCCTGAGCCTGGCGATCTTCATTCCGGCCAGCGGCCGAATGGCCGACAGTTTCGGCTCGCGCACCGTCTTCCGCGCGGCAATCGCCGTCTTCGTCGCCGGCTCCATCCTCTGTGCGCTCGCGCCGACGCTGTCCTTCCTGGTGCTGGCGCGGCTCTTGCAGGGCATGGGCGGCGCGATGATGATGCCGGTCGGCCGCCTGGTGCTGATGCGCAGCGTCGATCGCAAGGATATGGTCAGCGCCATGTCCTGGCTGCTGGTGCCGGCGCTGATCGGCCCGATTATCGGCCCGCCGCTCGGCGGCTTCTTCGTCACCTATCTCGACTGGCGCTGGATCTTCTATATCAACGTGCCGGTCGGCATTACCGGCATGATCTTCGTCTCGATCTACATCGACGAGGTGAAGGGCAAGGCGAGCGGCCCCTTCGATACGATCGGCTTCATCCTCTCCGGCATCTCGCTCGGCTCGCTGCTCTTCGGCTTCGAAATGTCGAGCCATGAAGGCGAAGGCGCCTTCTCGATCTTCCTGATCGCGCTCGGCCTGCTCTTCGGCATCGCCTATCTCAGGCATGCCCGCAAACACCCGTCGCCGATCATGGATTTCTCGCTGATGAAGGTGCCGAGCTTCGGCACGTCGGTCATCGCCGGCTCGCTGACGCGTATCACCCAAGGGGCGCAGCCCTTCCTGCTGCCGCTGCTCTTCCAGATCGGCTTCGGCCTGTCTGCCGCTGCAGCCGGCCAGATCGTCATCGCCACCGCGCTTGGCGCGCTGGCCATGAAGCCGATGGCGAAGTTCGTCTTCCGCCGGCTCGGTTTCCGCCGCAGCCTCGTCCTCAACGGCATCTGCGGCACGGTCGGCTACGGCCTCTGCGCCGCCTTTCGGCCGGACTGGCCGATGCCGCTGATCTTCATCGTCCTGGTGCTCAGCGCCTTCTTCCTGTCGTTCCAGTTCACCGCCTATAACACCATTGCCTATGACGAGATCGACAAGGAGCGGATGAGCTCCGCCACGAGCTTCTACACCACCTTCCAGCAGTTGATGCTGTCGCTCGGCATCTGCATCGGCGCCTTGGCGCTGCACGGCTCCATGGCCTTGTCAGGCGCCGAAACGCCTGCCCTCGGCGATTTCTCCGCCGCCTTCATCGTCGTCACCCTGATATCGATTACCGCGACCTTCTGGAACCTGCGCTTCTCGCCGACCGCCGGCGAGGAGATCAGCGGCTATAGGGCGAAGCGAACGAAGGCGACTGGAGGTTGA
- a CDS encoding glucose/quinate/shikimate family membrane-bound PQQ-dependent dehydrogenase: protein MAIVITSIFFIIVGLALGGGGLWLVTLGGSIFYLFAGLMFLITAGLLLMRKAVALWVYAVLVVAALAWAVWEVGFDWWQLGPRGGMIILLGLWLLTPWIRRPLGLRSPTGFTYGANPWPLAVPVILAILVALYSMARDPHDLAGELPTDKVAASPAFGGSVPDGEWHQYGRTPFGQRYSPLDQITAENVSTLKEVWRYQTGDVKRPEDISETTYQVTPLKVKDALYLCTPHNWAIALDAKTGKEKWKYDANSGMNPNRQHQTCRGVTYYADPDVAAGQPCAERVYLPTSDARLIALDAADGKICTAFADQGVLHLETGMRYNPAGYYYSTSPPVAVAGKIIVGGAVNDNYSTEEQSGVIRAFDIKTGALLWNWDSGNPDVTTPITEGQTYTTNSPNSWSVFSVDEALGMVYIPLGNQVPDQLGIGRSDNVEKFSSSIVALDIATGQLRWVRQTVHHDLWDMDVPAQPVLIDLTKQDGTVVPALVGPTKQGDLYVLDRRSGEPIIPVKEIPAPDGAVTGDHTSPTQPISDLTFSPEPLKEKDMWGVSLFDQLACRIDFHRYYYEGRYTPPSLKGTIVYPGNFGTFNWGSVAVDPERQIMFGMPTYLAFTSRLVPAADIPPRGQDEKGSEQGLNRNDGAPYGVFMGPFLGLLKIPCQAPPWGYVAGVDLRTGKIAYMHKNGTVHDMTPLPLPFKVGVPGIGGPMLTKGGVAFLGAAVDNYLRAYDVTNGRELWQARLPAGGQATPMTYTADDNKQYVVMVAGGHGSVGTTPGDYVIAYTLP, encoded by the coding sequence ATGGCGATCGTCATCACCTCCATCTTCTTCATCATCGTCGGGCTGGCGCTCGGCGGCGGCGGGCTGTGGCTCGTCACGCTCGGCGGCAGCATCTTCTATCTGTTCGCCGGGCTGATGTTCCTGATCACCGCCGGACTGCTGTTGATGCGCAAGGCGGTGGCGCTCTGGGTCTATGCGGTGCTCGTCGTCGCGGCACTCGCCTGGGCGGTGTGGGAGGTCGGCTTCGACTGGTGGCAGCTGGGGCCGCGCGGCGGCATGATCATCCTGCTCGGGCTCTGGCTGCTGACGCCCTGGATTCGCCGGCCACTCGGCCTGCGCAGCCCGACCGGCTTTACCTACGGCGCCAATCCCTGGCCGCTCGCCGTGCCCGTCATCCTCGCCATCCTCGTCGCCCTCTATTCGATGGCGAGGGACCCGCACGATCTCGCCGGCGAGCTGCCGACCGATAAGGTCGCCGCCAGCCCCGCCTTCGGCGGCAGCGTGCCGGATGGCGAATGGCATCAATATGGCCGCACGCCTTTCGGCCAGCGTTATTCGCCGCTCGACCAGATCACCGCCGAAAACGTCTCCACCCTCAAGGAGGTGTGGCGATACCAGACCGGCGACGTCAAGCGGCCGGAGGATATTAGCGAGACGACCTATCAGGTGACGCCGCTCAAGGTGAAGGACGCGCTCTATCTCTGTACCCCGCACAACTGGGCGATCGCGCTCGACGCGAAAACAGGCAAGGAGAAATGGAAATACGACGCCAACTCCGGCATGAACCCCAACCGGCAGCACCAGACCTGCCGCGGCGTCACCTATTATGCCGATCCCGATGTCGCCGCCGGCCAGCCCTGCGCCGAGCGCGTCTACCTGCCGACATCGGACGCGCGGCTGATCGCGCTCGATGCGGCGGATGGAAAGATCTGCACCGCTTTTGCCGACCAGGGCGTGCTGCATCTGGAAACCGGCATGCGTTACAATCCGGCCGGCTATTACTACTCCACCTCGCCGCCGGTTGCGGTGGCGGGCAAGATCATCGTCGGCGGGGCGGTGAACGACAATTATTCGACTGAGGAACAATCCGGCGTCATCCGCGCCTTCGACATCAAGACCGGCGCGCTGCTCTGGAACTGGGATTCCGGCAATCCCGACGTAACGACGCCGATTACCGAGGGTCAGACCTACACGACCAACTCGCCGAACAGCTGGTCGGTCTTCAGCGTCGACGAAGCGCTCGGGATGGTCTACATCCCGCTCGGCAACCAGGTGCCCGACCAGCTCGGCATCGGCCGCAGCGACAATGTCGAGAAATTCTCCTCCTCAATCGTCGCGCTCGATATCGCCACCGGCCAGCTGCGCTGGGTGCGCCAGACCGTGCATCACGATCTCTGGGACATGGACGTGCCGGCCCAGCCTGTGCTGATCGACCTGACGAAGCAGGACGGCACCGTGGTTCCCGCCCTCGTCGGCCCGACCAAGCAGGGCGATCTCTATGTGCTCGACCGGCGCAGCGGCGAGCCGATCATCCCGGTCAAGGAAATCCCGGCGCCTGACGGCGCTGTTACCGGCGATCATACTTCGCCGACGCAGCCGATTTCCGACCTCACCTTCTCGCCCGAGCCGCTGAAGGAAAAGGACATGTGGGGCGTGTCGCTGTTCGACCAGCTCGCCTGCCGCATCGACTTCCATCGTTACTATTACGAGGGCCGCTATACGCCGCCTTCGCTCAAGGGAACGATCGTCTATCCCGGCAATTTCGGTACCTTCAACTGGGGCTCGGTGGCGGTGGATCCGGAACGGCAGATCATGTTCGGCATGCCGACCTATCTCGCCTTCACCTCGCGTCTGGTGCCGGCCGCCGACATTCCCCCGAGGGGCCAGGACGAGAAGGGCAGCGAACAGGGGCTCAACCGCAATGACGGCGCGCCCTACGGCGTCTTCATGGGCCCCTTCCTCGGGCTCTTGAAAATCCCCTGCCAGGCACCGCCGTGGGGCTATGTCGCCGGCGTCGATCTGCGCACCGGCAAGATCGCCTATATGCACAAGAACGGCACCGTGCACGACATGACGCCATTGCCCTTGCCCTTCAAGGTGGGCGTGCCCGGCATCGGCGGACCGATGCTGACCAAGGGCGGCGTCGCCTTCCTCGGCGCTGCGGTCGACAACTATCTGCGCGCTTACGATGTGACGAACGGACGCGAGCTCTGGCAGGCGCGGCTTCCCGCCGGCGGCCAAGCGACGCCGATGACCTATACGGCCGATGACAACAAACAATATGTCGTCATGGTCGCCGGCGGCCACGGCTCGGTCGGCACCACGCCCGGCGATTACGTGATCGCCTATACGCTGCCGTGA
- a CDS encoding PH domain-containing protein: MFRAIWDVESEIRNELHPAEVIVWTGQPTAWGTFVFKWPDVFLGVLFSILGSILLLPADNKVVSIDKPAGIMGIIFPGIFALIGIAAIARVVFEVIATSRTAYAVTDRRLLIIRNMIRRRVTTIAPTAINVVEVREKWDRSGTLTYRREGDGDSVKKFGFLGIPDVREVAKHVEELRMTGKQAS; the protein is encoded by the coding sequence ATGTTTCGTGCGATTTGGGATGTCGAAAGTGAAATTCGAAATGAGCTTCATCCCGCGGAAGTGATTGTTTGGACAGGGCAGCCAACTGCCTGGGGAACTTTCGTTTTTAAATGGCCCGACGTGTTTCTTGGCGTGCTCTTCTCGATCCTGGGTTCCATTTTGCTGTTGCCGGCAGATAACAAGGTTGTCAGCATCGATAAGCCAGCTGGAATCATGGGCATCATATTCCCCGGAATTTTCGCGCTCATTGGCATCGCGGCTATCGCGCGCGTGGTTTTCGAGGTGATTGCGACAAGTCGAACCGCTTACGCCGTCACCGATCGCAGGCTTCTTATCATCCGAAATATGATCAGGCGACGCGTGACGACGATAGCGCCGACAGCCATCAACGTTGTGGAGGTCAGGGAAAAATGGGATCGCTCAGGAACCCTCACTTACCGTCGGGAGGGAGACGGAGATAGTGTCAAAAAATTCGGCTTTCTCGGTATCCCAGACGTTCGCGAAGTGGCCAAGCACGTTGAAGAATTGCGGATGACGGGAAAACAAGCGAGCTAG
- a CDS encoding glutathione S-transferase family protein, which produces MTEPLTIWTYDWVPPGPRGHVRDIRLRWACEEAGLTYDVKSVSFHDRGPEHFARQPFGQVPFIEDGDITIFESGACLLYLARKSEKLMPRDPKGEAATLEWTIAALNSIEMVSVPWWFIGLSKDANNPLEGWLLQRLQHLDAVLAQREWLAAGQFTVADILMTDALRVPKVRAAGEFPALRSYIDRACARPAFQRAYDGQMAHFAAGDR; this is translated from the coding sequence ATGACCGAGCCGTTGACGATCTGGACATATGATTGGGTGCCACCCGGCCCCCGCGGTCATGTGCGAGACATCAGATTGCGCTGGGCCTGTGAAGAGGCCGGCCTCACATACGACGTCAAGTCGGTCTCCTTCCATGACCGCGGACCCGAGCATTTCGCGCGCCAGCCTTTTGGGCAAGTGCCTTTCATCGAGGATGGAGACATTACCATTTTCGAAAGCGGCGCCTGCCTTCTCTATCTGGCACGGAAAAGCGAAAAGTTGATGCCGCGCGACCCCAAGGGCGAGGCGGCAACGCTGGAATGGACGATTGCCGCGCTCAATTCGATCGAGATGGTTTCGGTCCCCTGGTGGTTCATCGGCCTGTCCAAGGACGCCAACAACCCGCTCGAAGGCTGGCTGCTCCAGCGCTTGCAACACCTGGACGCCGTGCTGGCGCAGCGCGAATGGCTTGCCGCCGGACAATTCACTGTCGCCGATATCCTGATGACGGATGCGCTTCGCGTGCCGAAGGTCAGAGCCGCCGGTGAGTTTCCGGCATTGCGCTCCTACATCGATCGCGCCTGCGCGCGTCCGGCTTTCCAAAGAGCATATGACGGCCAGATGGCGCATTTCGCGGCGGGCGATCGATAA
- a CDS encoding YdiU family protein, whose product MTSALQTNRPGAAFPFDNSYVGLPKHFFAAQVPTPVAEPWLIKLNEPLAAELGLDVEALRRDGAAIFSGNLLPEGAEPLAMAYAGHQFGGFSPQLGDGRAILLGEVIDRGGRRFDIQLKGAGPTPFSRRGDGRAAIGPVLREYIISEAMFALGIPATRALAAVTTGEPVYREEVLPGAVFTRVAASHIRVGTFQYFAARGDTDGVRALADYVIDRHYPALKEAENPYLALFEAVSERQAALIARWLHVGFIHGVMNTDNMTVSGETIDFGPCAFMDAYDPATVFSSIDQHGRYAYANQPGIGQWNLARLGETLLSLIDAEPDRAVDRANAVIKSYGERFQAHWLAGMREKIGLAGQEDGDLELVQALLSLMQAQAADFTLTFRRLSDLAGDDGVEPAFAASFREPEACGAWLAQWRERLSRDPKTAAERAIAMRAVNPAFIPRNHRVEQAIEAAVENGDFSLFEALLTVLSKPYEDQPGFAAYLQPPKPEERVLATFCGT is encoded by the coding sequence ATGACCTCCGCCCTGCAGACAAACCGGCCCGGTGCGGCCTTTCCGTTCGACAACAGCTATGTCGGCTTGCCCAAGCATTTCTTTGCGGCCCAAGTGCCGACGCCGGTGGCGGAGCCCTGGCTGATCAAGCTGAACGAGCCGCTCGCCGCCGAGCTCGGGCTCGACGTCGAGGCCCTGCGCCGTGACGGCGCGGCGATCTTTTCCGGCAATCTCCTTCCCGAAGGGGCAGAGCCCCTGGCGATGGCCTATGCCGGGCATCAGTTCGGCGGCTTTTCGCCGCAGCTCGGGGACGGGCGGGCGATCCTGCTCGGCGAGGTGATCGACCGCGGCGGCAGACGCTTCGATATCCAGCTGAAGGGTGCAGGCCCGACGCCTTTTTCGCGCCGCGGCGATGGCCGGGCCGCGATCGGGCCGGTGCTCAGGGAATATATCATCAGCGAGGCGATGTTTGCGCTCGGCATTCCCGCCACGCGGGCGCTGGCGGCGGTGACGACGGGCGAGCCGGTCTATCGCGAAGAGGTGTTGCCGGGCGCGGTCTTCACCCGCGTCGCGGCCAGCCACATCAGGGTCGGCACCTTCCAGTATTTCGCCGCCAGAGGCGACACCGACGGCGTGCGGGCGCTGGCCGACTATGTGATCGACCGGCATTATCCGGCGCTGAAAGAGGCTGAGAACCCCTATCTCGCGCTGTTCGAGGCGGTGTCCGAGCGCCAGGCGGCGCTGATTGCCCGCTGGCTGCATGTCGGTTTCATCCATGGGGTGATGAACACCGACAATATGACCGTCTCCGGCGAGACGATCGATTTCGGCCCCTGCGCCTTCATGGATGCCTACGACCCGGCGACCGTCTTTTCGTCGATCGATCAGCACGGCCGTTATGCCTATGCCAACCAGCCCGGCATCGGCCAATGGAACCTTGCAAGGCTCGGCGAGACACTGCTGTCGCTGATCGATGCGGAGCCCGACAGGGCCGTCGACAGGGCGAATGCGGTGATCAAGAGTTATGGCGAACGGTTCCAGGCGCATTGGCTGGCCGGCATGCGAGAGAAGATCGGCCTTGCCGGGCAAGAGGATGGCGATCTCGAGCTGGTGCAGGCGCTGCTGTCGCTGATGCAGGCGCAGGCCGCCGATTTCACCCTGACCTTCCGGCGGCTGTCGGATCTTGCCGGCGATGACGGGGTAGAGCCGGCCTTTGCGGCGAGCTTCCGCGAACCGGAGGCCTGCGGCGCCTGGCTCGCGCAGTGGCGCGAGCGGCTGTCCCGCGATCCGAAGACGGCTGCCGAGCGCGCCATTGCCATGCGCGCCGTCAATCCGGCTTTCATTCCGCGCAACCACCGGGTCGAACAGGCAATCGAGGCCGCCGTCGAGAACGGCGATTTCTCGCTGTTCGAGGCGCTGCTGACCGTGCTTTCCAAACCCTATGAGGATCAGCCGGGCTTTGCCGCCTATCTGCAACCGCCGAAGCCGGAGGAACGGGTGCTTGCCACCTTCTGCGGGACGTAA
- a CDS encoding DUF930 domain-containing protein yields MPKRLLLFVSLLGLAAPAFAVDPAIKKQLEKLDPSTRLEQSCDTEAMSRINNDSTGFKPDKVIAYTFKDPVAGDNSLQAPGAVFRSKGDWYHLSYNCITGPQHINVRELDYQIGDKVPREKWDKYYLYD; encoded by the coding sequence ATGCCGAAACGTCTGCTCCTGTTCGTATCCCTCCTTGGCCTTGCTGCCCCCGCCTTCGCCGTCGATCCCGCCATCAAGAAACAGCTGGAAAAACTCGATCCCTCGACCCGGCTGGAACAGAGCTGCGACACCGAGGCGATGAGCCGCATCAACAATGACAGCACCGGCTTCAAGCCCGACAAGGTGATCGCCTATACGTTCAAGGATCCCGTCGCCGGCGACAATTCGCTGCAGGCGCCGGGTGCGGTCTTCCGCAGCAAGGGCGACTGGTACCATCTCTCCTACAATTGCATCACCGGTCCGCAGCATATCAACGTGCGTGAGCTCGATTACCAGATCGGCGACAAGGTGCCGCGCGAGAAGTGGGACAAATATTATCTCTACGATTGA
- a CDS encoding polysaccharide deacetylase family protein encodes MNRILFASAFLLAAISAASADELPSAPLISAATVPVSKSPAVKLVEPHLHIARSNLAGHARIALTFDACMGQADERILSALVRERIPATIFVTARWLKRNPAALAVFLENPDLFELENHGQNHIPAVDTPTLIYGIASAGSAQAVKQEVEGGAAAMVASGIPAPHWFRGSTAKYDLSAIAEIRAMGYRIAGYSVNGDGGSLLGAAITEKRIASARDGDVVISHINQPTHAAGEGVAKALVDLKAKGTEFVRLEDVEDMGDDKTTE; translated from the coding sequence ATGAACCGCATCCTTTTCGCTTCGGCCTTCCTCCTGGCCGCGATATCAGCCGCATCGGCGGACGAATTGCCGTCTGCGCCGCTGATCTCGGCCGCAACAGTTCCGGTCTCGAAGTCGCCGGCGGTAAAACTCGTCGAGCCGCATCTGCATATCGCCCGCTCTAACCTCGCCGGCCATGCCCGCATCGCGCTGACTTTCGATGCCTGCATGGGCCAGGCGGATGAGCGCATTCTTTCGGCCCTGGTGCGGGAACGCATCCCGGCGACGATCTTCGTCACCGCCCGCTGGCTGAAGCGCAATCCCGCAGCCCTTGCCGTCTTTCTGGAGAATCCCGATCTCTTCGAACTGGAAAATCACGGTCAGAACCATATTCCGGCCGTCGACACGCCCACGCTGATCTATGGCATCGCGTCGGCCGGCTCGGCCCAGGCGGTAAAGCAGGAAGTCGAGGGTGGCGCTGCGGCCATGGTTGCATCAGGCATTCCCGCGCCCCACTGGTTCCGTGGCTCCACGGCCAAATATGACCTTTCCGCCATCGCCGAGATCCGCGCCATGGGCTATCGCATCGCCGGTTATTCGGTGAATGGCGACGGCGGCTCGCTGCTCGGCGCAGCGATCACCGAAAAGCGCATCGCTTCGGCCAGGGACGGCGACGTCGTCATCTCCCACATCAACCAGCCGACCCATGCGGCAGGCGAGGGGGTGGCGAAAGCGCTGGTCGATCTGAAAGCCAAGGGCACGGAGTTCGTTCGCCTGGAGGATGTCGAGGATATGGGCGACGACAAAACGACGGAGTAG